A portion of the Moraxella ovis genome contains these proteins:
- a CDS encoding bifunctional aconitate hydratase 2/2-methylisocitrate dehydratase, with protein sequence MLTEYRAHVAEREALGVPPQPLTDAQTADLVELLKNPPAGEEEYLVDLLENRVPAGVDQAAYVKAAFLNAIVKGEATSPLITKERAVYLLGTMLGGYNVAPLVDLLDNAELGGLAAEALKKTLLVFDAFHDVEEKAKAGNANAKAVLQSWAEGEWFTNRPEVPTEMTITVFKVTGETNTDDLSPAQDAWSRPDIPLHANAMLKNARDGINPEKNGEVGPLSQIKDLIAKGNPVAYVGDVVGTGSSRKSATNSVLWFFGDDIPHIPNKRDGGVCLGGKIAPIFFNTMEDAGALPVEIDVTDMNMGDEVTLKIDHATATVTAFKNGSQIAESKLKTPVLLDEVRAGGRINLIIGRNLTGKAREALGLEPSTLFRTPDQPADTGKGFTLAQKMVGRACGLPEGQGIRPGTYCEPKMTTVGSQDTTGPMTRDELKDLACLGFSSDLVMQSFCHTAAYPKPIDVVTHHTLPDFIMNRGGVSLRPGDGVIHSWLNRMLLPDTVGTGGDSHTRFPIGISFPAGSGLVAFAAATGVMPLDMPESVLVKFKGKMQPGITLRDLVHAIPYYAIQAGDLTVEKKGKKNIFSGRILEIDLTEMENDLTVEQAFELSDASAERSAAGCAITVSEEKVAEYLRSNIVMLKWMIAEGYGDARTLARRAENMQKWLDNPSLLKADADAEYTKVYEIDLADIKEPILCCPNDPDDAKLLSEVAGDKIDEVFIGSCMTNIGHFRAAGKLLSEVPAGSLTTRLWIAPPTKMDERQLMDEGYYNTYAQAGARTEMPGCSLCMGNQARIAPNSTAVSTSTRNFPNRLGQGANVYLASAELASVASVLGKLPSVEEYMAYAGKLESMEAEVYNYLNFDQMSEYTEKSDKISVAQLA encoded by the coding sequence ATGCTAACTGAATACAGAGCCCACGTCGCTGAGCGTGAAGCGCTAGGCGTGCCACCACAGCCATTGACCGACGCACAGACAGCAGATCTGGTAGAACTACTAAAAAACCCACCAGCTGGCGAAGAAGAATATTTGGTTGATCTATTAGAGAATCGCGTACCAGCAGGTGTTGACCAAGCTGCCTACGTTAAAGCTGCTTTCTTGAACGCTATTGTTAAAGGTGAAGCAACTTCACCACTAATCACCAAAGAGCGCGCAGTGTATCTACTAGGCACGATGCTTGGTGGTTATAACGTAGCTCCACTGGTTGACCTACTAGACAATGCTGAGCTTGGCGGATTGGCTGCTGAAGCACTTAAGAAGACTCTGCTAGTATTTGATGCGTTCCATGACGTAGAAGAAAAAGCCAAAGCAGGTAATGCCAACGCCAAAGCGGTATTGCAGTCTTGGGCGGAAGGCGAGTGGTTCACAAATCGCCCAGAAGTCCCCACCGAGATGACCATTACTGTATTTAAGGTAACAGGCGAGACCAACACAGACGACCTATCGCCTGCCCAAGATGCGTGGAGCCGTCCTGACATCCCACTACACGCCAACGCCATGCTAAAAAATGCCAGAGACGGCATTAACCCAGAAAAAAATGGCGAAGTTGGTCCACTAAGCCAAATCAAAGACCTAATCGCTAAAGGCAATCCTGTTGCCTACGTGGGTGACGTTGTGGGTACAGGCTCTAGCCGTAAATCAGCAACCAACTCAGTACTATGGTTCTTCGGTGACGACATTCCGCACATCCCTAACAAGCGTGACGGCGGTGTGTGTCTAGGTGGTAAGATCGCTCCGATTTTCTTCAACACCATGGAAGACGCTGGTGCGTTGCCTGTGGAGATTGATGTTACTGACATGAACATGGGCGATGAAGTTACCCTAAAAATCGACCACGCCACCGCAACTGTTACTGCATTCAAAAACGGTTCGCAAATCGCCGAGTCTAAACTAAAAACTCCTGTACTATTAGACGAAGTACGTGCTGGCGGTCGTATCAACCTAATCATCGGTCGTAACCTAACAGGTAAGGCTCGTGAAGCACTAGGTCTAGAGCCATCTACTTTGTTCCGCACCCCAGATCAACCTGCTGACACAGGCAAGGGCTTTACTTTGGCTCAAAAAATGGTTGGTCGTGCATGTGGTCTGCCAGAAGGTCAAGGCATTCGTCCAGGCACCTACTGCGAGCCTAAGATGACTACTGTTGGTTCACAAGATACCACAGGTCCGATGACTCGTGACGAGCTAAAAGACTTGGCTTGCCTAGGCTTCTCATCCGACCTAGTGATGCAGTCGTTCTGTCACACCGCAGCTTATCCTAAGCCGATTGACGTGGTAACTCATCATACGCTACCTGATTTCATCATGAACCGCGGTGGTGTGTCTCTACGCCCAGGCGATGGTGTTATCCACTCATGGCTAAACCGCATGCTACTACCTGATACTGTAGGTACCGGCGGTGACTCACACACTCGCTTCCCGATTGGTATTTCATTCCCAGCGGGTTCTGGTCTGGTGGCGTTCGCTGCCGCAACTGGTGTGATGCCACTTGACATGCCTGAGTCTGTACTTGTCAAGTTCAAAGGCAAAATGCAACCTGGCATCACGCTTCGTGACCTAGTACATGCTATCCCTTATTATGCAATCCAAGCAGGCGACTTGACTGTTGAGAAGAAAGGTAAGAAAAACATCTTCTCTGGCCGTATCCTAGAGATCGACCTAACCGAGATGGAAAACGACCTAACTGTTGAGCAAGCATTCGAATTGTCTGATGCATCTGCCGAGCGTTCAGCTGCTGGCTGTGCGATCACGGTATCAGAAGAGAAGGTGGCTGAATACCTACGCTCAAACATCGTCATGCTAAAATGGATGATCGCCGAAGGCTATGGCGACGCTCGTACCCTAGCTCGTCGTGCTGAGAACATGCAAAAATGGTTAGACAACCCAAGCCTGCTAAAAGCCGACGCTGATGCAGAATACACTAAAGTGTATGAGATTGACCTTGCCGACATCAAAGAGCCAATCCTATGCTGCCCGAACGACCCTGATGATGCCAAATTGCTATCAGAAGTGGCTGGCGATAAGATTGATGAAGTATTCATCGGTTCGTGCATGACCAACATCGGGCATTTCCGTGCCGCAGGTAAGCTTCTGTCTGAAGTACCAGCAGGTAGCTTGACCACTCGTCTGTGGATTGCACCACCGACCAAAATGGACGAACGTCAGCTTATGGACGAAGGGTACTACAACACTTACGCCCAAGCAGGTGCCAGAACCGAAATGCCAGGTTGCTCGCTGTGCATGGGTAACCAAGCTCGTATCGCTCCTAACTCTACAGCGGTTTCGACCTCTACTCGTAACTTCCCGAACCGTCTAGGTCAAGGTGCAAACGTATACCTAGCTTCTGCTGAGCTTGCGTCTGTCGCTTCTGTACTTGGTAAACTGCCAAGCGTGGAAGAGTACATGGCGTATGCAGGTAAGCTTGAGTCTATGGAGGCCGAAGTGTACAACTACCTAAACTTCGACCAAATGAGTGAGTACACCGAAAAATCAGACAAAATCAGCGTGGCACAGCTTGCCTAA
- a CDS encoding TSUP family transporter, whose product MNVQLFNDIALSVINFITSGVTAITGVGGGIVLIGIMSMFMAASIIIPVHGASQLASNASRVWFGWQDLRLDYMKEFLIGAVSGAIVFGVAVRFVSLELIPLFIGIYILLMQWSKTFDRLLKRANNFYTIAFI is encoded by the coding sequence ATGAATGTGCAGCTTTTCAATGACATCGCTCTTTCGGTCATCAATTTCATCACCTCGGGCGTCACTGCCATCACAGGCGTTGGCGGCGGCATTGTTTTAATTGGGATTATGTCGATGTTTATGGCAGCAAGCATCATCATTCCTGTGCATGGCGCAAGTCAGCTTGCCAGTAACGCCAGTCGTGTGTGGTTTGGGTGGCAAGATCTGCGCTTGGATTATATGAAGGAGTTTTTGATTGGGGCGGTGTCCGGTGCCATCGTTTTTGGTGTGGCGGTGCGTTTTGTGTCTTTGGAGCTGATTCCGCTGTTCATCGGCATTTATATTTTGCTGATGCAATGGTCGAAGACCTTTGATAGGCTGCTAAAAAGAGCCAATAATTTTTATACCATCGCTTTTATCTAG
- a CDS encoding tripartite tricarboxylate transporter permease, which yields METFEFLMHGFAIAMTPKNLMIALIGAFVGTIVGMLPGLGPINGVAILLPIAYAFGLPPESALILLAAVYLGCEYGGRISAILINVPGDAAAIMSTLDGYPLAKQGKAGIALSLSAFSSFIGSILATIGVVLFAPLLAKWAISFGPAEYFALMVFALTCLSGLVGDAPIKTAVAALIGLTLATVGVDAVTGVYRFTFDSVSLSDGIAFTTIVIGFFSVSEILIMLEQTSIGQKALEQGKRSLVSFKEFMSAFGTIIRSGLTGFVVGILPGAGATIASAMTYSNERKIAGKTGKFGEGDLRGIAAPEAANNASACGSFIPMLTLGVPGSGTTAVMMGALTLYNITPGPQLFAEQPDIVWGLIASLFVGNVILLALNIPLVGFFAKMLNTPNYILIPAIAAASFVGVYSIHSTTFDLILMVGLGFFGYFLRKLHFPLSALILGYVLGHLMESNLRRALSISGGELGILWGSPITIVLWLLAIFMVLLPIYRAIKSRRNQVA from the coding sequence ATGGAAACTTTTGAATTTTTGATGCATGGCTTTGCCATTGCCATGACCCCAAAGAACCTCATGATTGCGTTGATTGGGGCGTTTGTTGGGACAATCGTTGGTATGCTGCCAGGTCTTGGACCGATTAACGGCGTGGCAATTTTGTTACCAATTGCCTATGCGTTTGGTTTGCCGCCTGAATCTGCCTTGATTTTGTTAGCGGCAGTATATTTGGGCTGTGAGTACGGTGGGCGAATTTCAGCAATTTTAATCAATGTGCCGGGTGATGCGGCAGCCATCATGTCAACGCTTGATGGCTATCCGTTAGCCAAGCAGGGCAAGGCGGGCATTGCCTTGTCGTTGTCAGCATTCAGCTCGTTCATTGGTTCTATTTTGGCGACCATTGGGGTTGTGTTGTTTGCACCGTTACTGGCAAAATGGGCGATTTCATTTGGTCCTGCCGAGTACTTTGCCCTCATGGTATTTGCTTTGACTTGTCTGAGTGGCTTGGTGGGTGATGCACCAATCAAGACTGCGGTTGCTGCGCTAATTGGTTTGACTTTGGCGACGGTGGGCGTGGATGCGGTTACAGGCGTGTATCGTTTTACTTTTGATTCGGTCAGCCTATCCGATGGCATCGCTTTCACCACGATTGTGATTGGCTTTTTTAGCGTGAGTGAGATTTTAATCATGCTGGAGCAGACCAGTATTGGTCAAAAAGCATTAGAGCAAGGCAAAAGAAGTTTGGTGAGTTTTAAAGAGTTCATGTCTGCTTTTGGTACCATCATCCGAAGTGGTCTGACGGGCTTTGTGGTGGGTATTTTGCCGGGTGCTGGTGCTACCATCGCTTCTGCCATGACTTATTCTAATGAACGCAAAATTGCAGGTAAAACAGGTAAATTTGGTGAGGGTGATCTGCGTGGTATCGCAGCACCTGAGGCTGCAAATAACGCCTCAGCTTGTGGTTCATTCATTCCGATGCTTACTCTTGGTGTGCCTGGTTCGGGTACGACTGCGGTCATGATGGGTGCATTGACTTTATATAACATCACGCCAGGTCCTCAGCTGTTTGCCGAGCAGCCTGACATTGTATGGGGTTTGATTGCCAGTTTGTTCGTGGGTAATGTGATTTTGCTTGCACTAAACATTCCGTTGGTAGGTTTTTTTGCAAAAATGCTTAACACACCAAACTACATCTTGATTCCGGCCATCGCTGCGGCAAGTTTTGTTGGTGTGTACTCTATCCACAGCACCACTTTTGATTTGATCTTGATGGTGGGATTGGGTTTCTTTGGTTACTTTTTGCGTAAGCTGCATTTTCCATTGTCAGCGCTGATCTTGGGTTATGTGCTTGGTCACCTAATGGAGTCCAACTTGCGCCGTGCTCTGTCCATCTCGGGCGGTGAGCTTGGTATCTTGTGGGGCAGTCCGATTACCATTGTTCTTTGGTTGTTGGCGATCTTTATGGTACTATTGCCGATTTATCGTGCAATCAAATCCAGAAGAAATCAAGTTGCTTAA
- a CDS encoding tripartite tricarboxylate transporter TctB family protein, with translation MNTKVERVFSAILLGVSIMMMVMAWGYTAPIAYDPIGPRPYPMLLLILMAIGTATLAFRPAKFMDLIDYGWSKPVVKNLVLCGLALLLYGILFEILGYVISTSLMAFAVGLLFDGKKIPTAIASVIMAILTYLLFEKALDVTLPSGLLSVIGL, from the coding sequence ATGAATACTAAAGTAGAGCGGGTATTCTCAGCGATATTGCTTGGTGTGTCCATCATGATGATGGTGATGGCGTGGGGCTATACCGCTCCCATTGCTTACGACCCCATCGGTCCTCGACCTTATCCGATGTTGTTATTGATTTTGATGGCGATTGGTACGGCGACACTGGCGTTCCGTCCCGCCAAATTCATGGATTTGATTGACTATGGCTGGAGCAAGCCTGTTGTCAAAAACCTTGTTCTTTGTGGTCTTGCGCTATTGTTGTACGGCATTTTATTTGAGATTTTGGGCTATGTGATTAGCACCAGCTTAATGGCATTTGCGGTGGGGTTGTTGTTTGATGGTAAAAAAATACCGACAGCAATCGCTTCTGTGATTATGGCGATTTTGACTTACCTGCTGTTTGAAAAGGCATTGGATGTTACTTTACCATCTGGATTATTGTCAGTCATTGGCTTGTAG
- a CDS encoding tripartite tricarboxylate transporter substrate binding protein, with amino-acid sequence MKFLAKSLVISSTILLAACGNDKPVANQAASADGAAVAATEPKRPECIAPAKPGGGFDLTCKLIQSGLQDTELLTKPMRVTYMPGGVGAVAYNKIVANDRANGDAIVAFSTGSLLNLSQGKFGQFTEKDVKWLAAVGADYGAVSVSANSPYQNLGDLVNALKADPKKVSFGAGGSVGGQDWLQTALLAKAAGVNPSDMSYVAMEGGGEAVTAALGNHIQVVSSGLAEVMPQVAAGKLRVLAVFAPERLEGNAKDIPTAKEQGYDIEWPVIRGYYMGPDVSAESYAWWKQNIDTMLADPKFAELRTNRELFPFAMTGDELTEYVHKETERLRQLSAEMNLIENVAK; translated from the coding sequence ATGAAATTTTTAGCAAAGTCACTGGTCATCAGCTCTACCATTTTGCTGGCTGCGTGCGGCAATGACAAGCCTGTCGCCAATCAAGCAGCCAGTGCCGATGGTGCCGCGGTAGCGGCTACTGAACCTAAGAGACCTGAATGTATCGCACCTGCCAAGCCAGGTGGTGGTTTTGACTTGACTTGTAAGCTTATTCAGTCTGGTCTGCAAGATACCGAGTTGCTCACCAAGCCCATGCGTGTGACTTACATGCCAGGTGGCGTGGGTGCGGTGGCGTATAACAAAATCGTCGCCAACGACCGTGCCAATGGCGATGCGATTGTTGCTTTTTCAACGGGCTCTTTGCTCAATCTGTCACAAGGTAAATTTGGACAGTTTACCGAAAAAGATGTCAAGTGGCTGGCTGCTGTTGGTGCGGATTACGGTGCAGTCTCGGTAAGTGCCAATTCGCCTTACCAAAACTTAGGCGATCTGGTCAATGCGCTAAAAGCTGACCCGAAAAAGGTAAGTTTTGGTGCTGGTGGTAGCGTCGGCGGTCAAGACTGGCTGCAAACCGCACTTTTGGCAAAAGCAGCAGGTGTCAATCCAAGCGATATGTCATATGTGGCAATGGAAGGTGGTGGTGAGGCGGTAACCGCAGCACTGGGTAACCACATTCAAGTGGTCAGCTCAGGTCTGGCTGAGGTCATGCCACAGGTAGCGGCAGGCAAGCTACGTGTGCTTGCGGTATTTGCCCCAGAGCGTCTAGAAGGCAATGCCAAAGACATTCCAACCGCCAAAGAGCAAGGCTATGACATTGAATGGCCTGTCATTCGTGGTTATTACATGGGTCCAGATGTGTCAGCAGAAAGCTATGCATGGTGGAAACAAAATATCGATACGATGCTTGCTGATCCGAAGTTTGCTGAGCTTCGCACCAATCGTGAGCTGTTCCCATTTGCCATGACGGGTGATGAGCTGACCGAGTATGTTCATAAAGAGACTGAAAGACTTCGTCAGCTTTCTGCTGAAATGAATTTGATTGAGAATGTTGCTAAATAA
- the lipA gene encoding lipoyl synthase, producing MTVQTFTPEARPAPKKAIQGEKLRGYDKVARIPIKVIPTVEAPKKPDWIRVKLSSPAEVERIKGTLRKQKLYTVCEEAACPNLPQCFGDGTATFMIMGDICTRRCPFCEVAHGRPNPLDVDEPRHTAETILGLGLKYAVITSVDRDDLKDGGAGHFVEVIQESKALSPNCLIEILVPDFRGREKIAIDLLAETAPDVFNHNIETVPRLYKAFRPGSDYQHSLNLLKEYKARRPDVATKCGFMVGLGETEEEVYALLDDLKAHDVDIITIGQYLAPSKNHAPVDRYVHPDEFARYTEYGKKLGFFNIWANPMVRSSYFADRQYYGEPCPPPVRSAKALAEEKLAKAEKGEKTGCF from the coding sequence ATGACTGTCCAAACCTTCACCCCAGAAGCCCGCCCCGCCCCCAAAAAAGCCATTCAGGGCGAGAAACTGCGTGGCTATGACAAAGTCGCTCGCATTCCCATTAAGGTCATTCCCACCGTTGAAGCCCCCAAAAAGCCCGACTGGATTCGTGTCAAATTATCCAGTCCTGCCGAAGTGGAGCGTATCAAAGGCACGCTACGCAAACAAAAGCTCTACACCGTCTGCGAAGAAGCCGCCTGCCCAAACCTACCGCAATGCTTTGGCGACGGGACAGCGACCTTTATGATTATGGGCGACATCTGTACACGTCGTTGCCCGTTTTGTGAAGTCGCTCATGGCAGACCCAACCCCCTTGATGTGGACGAGCCACGCCACACCGCCGAGACGATACTGGGACTTGGGCTAAAATATGCCGTCATCACAAGCGTGGATAGAGACGACCTAAAAGACGGTGGTGCAGGGCATTTTGTGGAAGTTATCCAAGAATCCAAAGCCCTAAGCCCCAACTGCTTGATTGAAATTCTCGTGCCTGATTTTCGTGGACGTGAAAAAATCGCCATTGACCTACTTGCCGAGACTGCCCCCGATGTCTTTAACCACAACATCGAGACCGTGCCACGCCTATACAAGGCATTTCGCCCCGGCTCGGACTATCAGCACTCACTAAACCTACTAAAAGAATACAAGGCACGCCGTCCCGATGTTGCCACCAAATGCGGATTTATGGTGGGGCTTGGCGAGACTGAAGAAGAAGTCTATGCCCTGCTTGACGACCTAAAAGCTCATGACGTGGACATCATCACAATCGGGCAATACCTAGCCCCAAGTAAAAACCACGCCCCTGTGGATAGATATGTACACCCTGATGAATTTGCTAGATATACCGAATATGGCAAAAAGTTAGGCTTTTTTAACATTTGGGCGAACCCAATGGTGCGTTCAAGTTATTTTGCTGACCGCCAATATTATGGCGAGCCTTGCCCACCGCCTGTGCGTTCAGCCAAAGCACTTGCCGAAGAGAAATTGGCAAAAGCCGAAAAAGGCGAGAAAACCGGGTGCTTTTAA
- the accB gene encoding acetyl-CoA carboxylase biotin carboxyl carrier protein: protein MNIDFDTLARLIQLTETAKIHSLHIQDGTQTVILTNPSQPLPQVLSQAAPHALAQTSLQDLSDAPQNQISSTTPPTAPTNFHTITSPMLGTFYRKSAPDNPNFVEIGDAVKAGDTLCIVEAMKIMHEVKTGKAGVVREILVDEGQMVEYDSPLFVIE from the coding sequence ATGAACATTGATTTTGATACACTGGCTCGCCTCATTCAGTTGACCGAAACCGCCAAGATTCACTCACTTCACATTCAAGATGGCACGCAGACGGTTATTTTGACCAACCCAAGCCAACCTTTGCCCCAAGTGTTATCTCAGGCTGCGCCTCACGCCTTAGCCCAAACGTCGCTCCAAGACCTGTCAGACGCACCCCAAAACCAAATCAGCTCAACTACGCCACCCACCGCACCCACCAATTTTCACACCATCACCTCACCTATGCTTGGCACTTTTTATCGTAAATCCGCTCCTGATAACCCCAATTTTGTTGAAATTGGCGATGCCGTCAAAGCAGGCGATACCTTGTGTATTGTGGAAGCCATGAAAATCATGCACGAAGTCAAGACAGGCAAGGCAGGGGTGGTGCGTGAAATTTTGGTGGACGAAGGTCAAATGGTGGAATACGACTCGCCTTTGTTTGTGATTGAATAG
- the accC gene encoding acetyl-CoA carboxylase biotin carboxylase subunit, giving the protein MSKKFNKILIANRGEIALRIIRACRELGIGSVLVHSTADKDSLPARLADETVCIGSHLPKDSYLNQRSILAAAELTGADAIHPGYGFLSENADFAEFVTEQGFVFIGPTAQNIRMMGDKVTAKQTMLASGVPCVPGSDGALPDDDEAVINIAKQVGLPVIIKASGGGGGRGMRVVESMDELLGAVAMTKKEAMSAFGNPVVYMERYLKNPRHIEIQVIADTHGNAIHLGERDCSMQRRHQKIIEEAPAPFISQDERDKIGQACIKACLDMGYRGVGTFEFLYENGEFFFIEMNTRIQVEHPVTELVTGVNLIAEQIRVAEGDPLQFSQDDIRLTGHAFECRINAEHPFSLMPSSGTVSYCHLPAGYGTRMDSHLYTGYQIPAYYDSLIGKLCIHAPTRELAIAKMKSALTELDIQGVETNKALHQAMFDNESFCQGRVSIHYLTHWLDNYHNNQPNHKH; this is encoded by the coding sequence ATGAGCAAAAAATTTAACAAAATTCTCATCGCCAACCGTGGTGAAATCGCCCTGCGAATCATTCGGGCGTGTCGTGAGCTTGGCATTGGTTCGGTGTTGGTGCATTCTACCGCCGATAAGGACAGCCTGCCTGCTCGCCTTGCCGATGAGACGGTTTGTATTGGCAGTCATTTGCCCAAAGACAGCTATCTGAATCAGCGATCCATCTTGGCAGCAGCAGAATTGACGGGCGCGGACGCCATTCACCCTGGTTATGGGTTTTTGAGCGAAAATGCCGATTTTGCTGAATTTGTTACCGAGCAAGGCTTTGTTTTTATCGGTCCTACCGCCCAAAACATTCGTATGATGGGCGATAAAGTTACCGCCAAGCAAACCATGCTTGCCTCAGGCGTGCCTTGCGTTCCAGGCTCTGATGGGGCGCTGCCTGATGACGATGAAGCAGTCATCAACATCGCCAAACAAGTTGGCTTACCTGTCATCATCAAAGCCTCAGGGGGTGGTGGCGGACGGGGTATGCGTGTGGTTGAGAGTATGGACGAGCTGCTAGGAGCGGTCGCTATGACCAAAAAAGAAGCGATGAGCGCCTTTGGTAACCCTGTGGTCTATATGGAACGCTATCTAAAAAATCCTCGTCATATTGAGATTCAAGTGATTGCTGATACGCATGGCAATGCCATTCATTTGGGCGAGCGAGATTGTTCTATGCAACGCCGTCATCAAAAAATCATCGAAGAAGCCCCCGCCCCCTTTATCAGCCAAGATGAACGAGACAAAATCGGACAAGCCTGTATCAAGGCTTGCTTGGATATGGGCTATCGTGGGGTCGGGACTTTTGAATTTTTGTATGAAAATGGCGAATTTTTCTTTATTGAAATGAACACCCGCATTCAAGTAGAACACCCCGTTACCGAGCTTGTAACGGGCGTGAATTTGATTGCCGAACAAATCCGAGTTGCCGAAGGTGATCCTTTGCAATTTAGCCAAGACGACATTCGCTTGACAGGGCACGCCTTTGAATGCCGTATCAATGCCGAACACCCTTTTAGCCTGATGCCATCGTCAGGGACGGTGAGCTATTGTCATCTGCCTGCAGGCTATGGCACACGGATGGACAGCCATCTGTATACAGGCTATCAAATTCCTGCCTATTATGACAGCTTGATTGGCAAATTATGCATTCATGCCCCCACCCGTGAGCTTGCCATTGCCAAAATGAAATCCGCCCTGACAGAGCTTGACATTCAAGGCGTAGAAACCAACAAAGCCCTACATCAAGCCATGTTTGATAATGAATCTTTTTGTCAAGGCAGGGTCAGCATTCATTATTTGACCCATTGGCTTGACAATTATCACAACAATCAGCCCAATCACAAACACTAG